The Xenorhabdus poinarii G6 nucleotide sequence CCTTGGCTTTCCCCACATAAAGCACCGTACCAGTCGTATCGTACATGCGGTAGACACCCGGCTGGCGGGTAACGGTTTTTAAAAATGCCTGATAATTAAATAGCGCCGCCACAATTTATCACCCACGTTTTATGACTCACAGCGAGTGGCCATATTCTGCGCGTCAAGTAATCCACAGCGTATCGCCATATGAGTCAATTCTACATCACCGTTGATATTGAGTTTACTGAACATCCTATAACGGTAGCTATTCACTGTTTTTGGACTCAGATTCAGTAAGACAGAAATCTCATTAACTTTACGCCCCTGAGTTATCATTGTCATGATCTGTAATTCCCGCTCCGAAAGTTGATCCAACGGGTTTTCTTTTGAGGGAGATAACTGATCGAGTGCCATCTGCTGAGCAATATCAGGAGAAATATAACGTTGCCCGGCATAAACAACCCGAATGGCGTTAATCATCTCCTGAGGTGTTGAAGCTTTGCTTAAATACCCCCTGATCCCTGCCTGCATCACTTTCGTTGATAAAGAACTTTCAGTATGGATAGTCAGCATAATCACCCGCGTGTCCGGTGAATAACGGATGATTTTTTTAGCGGCTTCCAGCCCTCCTATGCCTGGCATTCCCATATCCATAATGACAACATCCGTGTTGTTTGATCTACACCATCTGACCGCATCTTCTCCACTACTGGCTTCTCCTACGACTTTAATTCCCTTTACATTATCCAGGATGCCTTTCACGCCAATGCGAACCAGTTCATGGTCATCAACTAACAAAACACTAATCAAACAACATCTCCACTAACGTCATACTCACTCAAATAATGATAAATTAATAAGCGCCAAAGCCAAGCGGATACGCTGAGTTTATCTTTATAATTTCATAAGATAAATTGAAAGAAGACAACATTCTCTTTTGAGTGAGATCAAAAATTCTTGGGTGAGGTAACCGATTATACAAACATTAATGTCAAACAGAAAGAAAATTGTTACATATCAACATAATAAATAAACTTAATTATTTCCTATTATTAAATATGTCGCCCAAAAATTCCATTTAATATTATCTCAAACAGCATAGGCTTTTGTTATCCATACCAATCTCTTTTAATCTGAAACAATATGAGAGACATGTTACTCGCATATTGCAGCAACTATTTAAATAAGTTAAGCAGATCTTCTTGAGTCAGCATGGGGGTGTCTTCAACAAAATTATAATATGCGGGTTTACTGTCCACATAAATCTGACGAGATAATTTACTTTTTTGATTATGATCAAACAAAGCAATTGGGAGATAGTAAGTACTAGGATGATGTAAATGGTAAAAAAGATGGGTGCCACATTTTTTACAGAACGCGCGCTCTGCCCATTCGGATGAGGCATATGTTGAAATAAATTCAGCCCCCTCTATTTTCAGATCATCCTGACAGTCTACGGCTAAAAATGGCCCTCCGCCCCATTTTTGACATGTTTTACAATGGCATACATTAATTTCTTCAATACTTTGACTGGTTATGAATCCCACCGCACCACATAAACAACGACCTTGATTCATCATTTCACCTCGTCTTCGTTATCCTCTTCATCATCATCAATATGCCAATTGTGCAATATTCGATGAACAAAAGGGGTTACAACCATCCCTACAGCGATAAAAAATATCGCCTGAAGGAATAATCCATAAATAGCCGCAAAATATTTTCCCAGCATACTGACCGGTTCAATATGCAGGTTTTGTGTTCCAATCATTGACACAGAATTCAGTATAGCATCAGGAATAGCATGGCTTTCGATCAAGAAAAACCCCAGTACGCCAGGAATAATACCGATCAGAAAGATAATGAA carries:
- the uvrY gene encoding UvrY/SirA/GacA family response regulator transcription factor — encoded protein: MISVLLVDDHELVRIGVKGILDNVKGIKVVGEASSGEDAVRWCRSNNTDVVIMDMGMPGIGGLEAAKKIIRYSPDTRVIMLTIHTESSLSTKVMQAGIRGYLSKASTPQEMINAIRVVYAGQRYISPDIAQQMALDQLSPSKENPLDQLSERELQIMTMITQGRKVNEISVLLNLSPKTVNSYRYRMFSKLNINGDVELTHMAIRCGLLDAQNMATRCES
- a CDS encoding GFA family protein, yielding MNQGRCLCGAVGFITSQSIEEINVCHCKTCQKWGGGPFLAVDCQDDLKIEGAEFISTYASSEWAERAFCKKCGTHLFYHLHHPSTYYLPIALFDHNQKSKLSRQIYVDSKPAYYNFVEDTPMLTQEDLLNLFK